The Daucus carota subsp. sativus chromosome 9, DH1 v3.0, whole genome shotgun sequence genome window below encodes:
- the LOC108201931 gene encoding putative Myb family transcription factor At1g14600, whose protein sequence is MGSCGRNGAVRQYIRSKVPRLRWTPDLHQTFVNAIHRLGGQDKATPKLVLQFMDVRGLTISHVKSHLQMYRSMKTNGNGEDGSSFIQESIKQSYEEEDDNDGCLEEEETSVGYHSSLQRPLMQVSSSHHNHFPCFHTSPPVPLAKRARNTDQYLQCNYDERMLMNLCSYNDFVVAEKNGDELLRKLETSLIRSQETSMHTAFSHHSLKVAEEYKACTSAMKKRRIESPGSTQEVDNDDLGCGLSLSLSLQQPSTQKSNGSSRSDTSEAISSSSYRPSLKHCASSSQEHNLNLELSISLCGA, encoded by the exons ATGGGTTCTTGTGGAAGAAATGGAGCAGTGAGACAATACATAAGATCGAAAGTCCCTCGTTTGAGATGGACTCCtgatcttcaccaaacctttgtTAATGCCATCCACAGGCTTGGTGGCCAAGACA AGGCCACGCCTAAGCTCGTTCTTCAGTTCATGGATGTGAGAGGACTTACTATTTCACATGTCAAAAGCCATCTCCAG ATGTATAGAAGCATGAAGACTAATGGCAATGGTGAAG ATGGGAGTAGTTTTATCCAAGAAAGCATAAAACAAAGttatgaagaagaagatgacaATGATGGGTGTttagaagaagaagaaacaagTGTGGGTTACCATTCATCATTACAAAGACCCCTCATGCAAGTATCTTCTTCTCATCATAACCATTTTCCCTGCTTCCACACTAGTCCTCCAGTTCCACTTGCAAAAAG AGCTCGAAATACAGATCAGTATCTGCAATGCAACTACGACGAGAGAATGCTAATGAATCTATGCAGTTATAATGATTTTGTGGTGGCTGAGAAGAATGGAGATGAACTCTTGAGAAAATTGGAGACTAGTTTGATCAGAAGCCAAGAAACTTCAATGCACACAGCCTTCTCACATCATTCTCTTAAG GTTGCTGAAGAATATAAAGCATGCACGTCAGCTATGAAGAAACGCAGAATTGAGAGCCCGGGAAGTACACAGGAAGTTGACAACGATGATCTTGGTTGTGGATTATCACTGTCGCTCTCATTGCAGCAACCCTCCACACAGAAGAGCAATGGTTCTTCGCGTAGCGACACTAGCGAGGCAATTTCGTCTTCGTCTTATAGGCCGA